ATCCTCGACTGAAACGGACTTTCTCGGCTGGTGCTAGGAGTTTGAACCAATTATCCCGAGGGAATGAATGCAGTTCAATCCGTCGGTCTGAGTGGCGGACCATGTAAGGTTCCAATTTCTCAAGAGCAACTGCCACGGTCGGATAGCTGAATCCTAAAATGGATCTGTCGTCGGTGCAGGTCATCAAAGTGCTTCTCACAAAAATCGAGTAAAACCAAGAGAACTGAGCTCAATACTCAGAACGCATGTAAGGCTCGATTTTGACACAATTTTCACCGGTGACGAACTCCTCACGGTCTTGGGAATTTGCAAAGAGGTAAAGGGCATAACCACCCCAGCCCCCGCCGCAGTACTTACGGGCAATAGCCTTTGGTGATACAGGCAGATTATCCATTCCCTCTTTGATCTGGGCTTCATAGCTGAGATTAACGGCCTCTCCAAGGGTGAAAATCTTTGCTTCTTCATCCCGAACATAACAAGCCTTTTCAGCAATTTGCCCCGCACGATAGATGATATCAAAATCCCGTATTTTATCTGTAAGTGCCGGGGTTTTCCTAGTCTTTCCAGTATAATACAAAGCCATTTTACCCCGGAGATAATCGACATCGAATTTCGCGAGTAACTTAGGCTTCTGCCCAGACTCCCAAACGCACAAGCCCGTCTCAGAGATCACGACAGGATCTTGCCAACCCACCCCGCAATCAAGCTCACTACCGACCCCATCACTGCCCATGAGGATAGCATAAGCGGCTGAACTACCCAGTCCGGAACTAATCTGGTATTGCCATTCATTCAGGCTTACTAACGGGGAAATCGCGCAATTAACGATACGCCCGCCTGGCCTTGAGAATTTCGGTACATCCAACCATCCTCCAGCAAAATCCACCCGTAACGGCACAAAATGGGGTGCACGCACCCAGCGAATAATGCCGGAAGTACTGACTTGCTCAAAATTCAGTGTCTTGGGTAACCGGATATATTCAGCCCCCACTTGTTCGCAGAGTTTGCGTTTGGGTTCCTCGTACTGGTCATCATCAGTAACAGCTAGGATTTGCGGTTTGATTTCGAGGAATTGTTTATAAAAGTTTAACCCAAGATCCCCTTCCGTCTCATCGCTGATAATCACCTCATCAACCATCTCCAAATTCTCAATCAGA
This genomic window from Verrucomicrobiota bacterium contains:
- a CDS encoding adenylyltransferase/cytidyltransferase family protein — its product is MKKVFISGCYDIIHGGHVEFFSQARALGDYLVVSIAGDNALLKHKGRRPAIPVLHKKRLIENLEMVDEVIISDETEGDLGLNFYKQFLEIKPQILAVTDDDQYEEPKRKLCEQVGAEYIRLPKTLNFEQVSTSGIIRWVRAPHFVPLRVDFAGGWLDVPKFSRPGGRIVNCAISPLVSLNEWQYQISSGLGSSAAYAILMGSDGVGSELDCGVGWQDPVVISETGLCVWESGQKPKLLAKFDVDYLRGKMALYYTGKTRKTPALTDKIRDFDIIYRAGQIAEKACYVRDEEAKIFTLGEAVNLSYEAQIKEGMDNLPVSPKAIARKYCGGGWGGYALYLFANSQDREEFVTGENCVKIEPYMRSEY